Below is a genomic region from Rosa chinensis cultivar Old Blush chromosome 5, RchiOBHm-V2, whole genome shotgun sequence.
GCTCACTAGGAATTGCTGGCTTTAGTAGCCAGCTTTTCAATAGTAGATGTACTCTAGGAGGTTTTGATTGTTATAAAAAGTGATTGATGAGTTCATGTGATCTAATTTGATTGCAGCTTCCGATCATTGAGATTAATCTGCAATTCATAACATTTACGCATGTTACTATGGAGTCCAATAAGTACGAATGTGTTCGGGCGCAGAATAGTATTGTGATTATTGATATGAGTGTGCCGAATCAATGCTCACTCTGTACTTATGAATCCAAACTCCCAAATCCTTGCTTTGAAAGGTAGGTTTTAACTTATG
It encodes:
- the LOC112166725 gene encoding clathrin heavy chain 2 isoform X2, which codes for MSSLASIYSIVESDIEVVLQLPIIEINLQFITFTHVTMESNKYECVRAQNSIVIIDMSVPNQCSLCTYESKLPNPCFERELIRTTLKMLTLR
- the LOC112166725 gene encoding clathrin heavy chain 2 isoform X3, coding for MSSLASIYSIVESDIEVVLQLPIIEINLQFITFTHVTMESNKYECVRAQNSIVIIDMSVPNQCSLCTYESKLPNPCFESSSAGN